The genomic region TACAGAGTCATGTAAGCATTGATCTTATCCTGCTCCATTCCCTTAGCCCAGAAACGTTCACGGCTTCGTCTTACATACCAGTTACTCATGTCGTCTACGAAGCTCTGAAGTGCCTTTGCAGCCTCTGGAATCTTGTAGTTGGACAGATCATAGTCTACTGCCTTGATTGCTGAATTCAGCTTAGACAGAAGCCATTTATCCATAACAGACAGTTTGTCGTAATCTAATGTATATTTTGTTGCATCGAAATCATCGATATTTGCATACAGTACGAAGAACGCATATGTGTTCCACAATGTTCCCATGAACTTTCTCTGACCTTCTACAACGGCTTTTCCGTGGAAACGGTTCGGCAGCCACGGTGCACTGTTGACATAGAAGTACCAGCGGATCGCATCTGCGCCGTATTTCTCCAGTGCATCGAATGGATCAACTGCATTTCCTTTGGACTTACTCATCTTCTGACCGTTCTCATCCTGCACGTGTCCAAGTACGATAACGTTCTTGTATGGCGCTTTGTTGAAGATCAGTGTTGAGATTGCAAGCAGTGAGTAGAACCATCCACGGGTCTGGTCAACAGCCTCGGAAATGAAGTCTGCAGGGAACTGCTTTTCAAATAATTCTTTATTCTCAAATGGATAGTGGTGCTGTGCAAATGGCATAGATCCACTGTCGAACCAGCAGTCGATAACTTCCGGTACTCTGTGCATCTGTTTGCCGCAGCATGGGCACTTGATCGTTACATCGTCGATGTATGGACGGTGAAGTTCGATATCATCCGGGCAGTTGTCAGACATTTCTTTCAGCTCTTCGATGCTTCCGATCGAATGCTGGTGTCCGCACTCACATTCCCAGATATTCAGTGGAGTTCCCCAGTAACGGTTACGGCTGATACCCCAGTCCTGAACATTCTCAATCCAGTCGCCGAAACGTCCTTTACCGATACTTTCCGGGATCCAGTTGATTGTGTTGTTGTTAGCGATCAGGTCATCTTTTACTTCTGTCATCTTGATGAACCATGATTCACGAGCGTAGTAGATAAGTGGTGTATCACATCTCCAGCAATGTGGATAGCTGTGCTCGAACTTCGGTGCATCGTAGAGAAGTCCACGTCCGTCGAGGTCTTTTAATACTTCCGGGTCAGCCTTCTTAACGAATAATCCGGCAAATGGAGTCGTCTCTCCCATGTTACCTTTTTCGTCTACTAACTGTACGAATGGCATGTCATACTTACGTCCAACCTTGGCATCGTCTTCACCAAATGCAGGCGCGATATGAACAACACCGGTACCATCTGTCAGTGTTACATAAGTATCGCATGTAACGAAGAATGCTTTCTTGTTCTGCTTAGAAGCGCAGTCATAAGCACACTGGTATAATGGCTCATATTCTTTGTATTCGAGATCTTTACCTTTGTATGTCTCAAGAATCTCGTATGCTTTCTGTCCTTCTTCTGCAAGTTTTCCAAGTACTGTATCAAGAAGAGCTACTGCCATGTAGTAAGTATATCCGTCGGCAGCTTTTACTTTCGCATAGTCTTCTTCCGGGTTCACACAGAGTGCGATGTTAGACGGAAGTGTCCATGGTGTTGTTGTCCATGCGAGGAAGTATGCATCCTCTCCTACTACTTTGAAACGAACGATCGCAGAACGTTCTTTTACATCTTTATACCCTTGCGCTACTTCCTGTGCGGAAAGCGGAGTTCCACAACGAGGGCAGTAAGGCACGATCTTGAATCCTTTGTAAAGGAGCTTCTTGTCCCAGATTCTCTTGAGTGCCCACCACTCAGACTCGATGAAGTTGTTATCGTATGTTACATATGGGTCATCCATGTCAGCCCAGAAGCCTACGGTATTAGAGAAATCCTCCCACATACCTTTGTATTTCCATACGCTTTCTTTACATTTCTTGATAAATGGTTCGATACCGTATTTTTCGATCTGGTCTTTTCCGTCCAGTCCGAGAAGCTTCTCAACTTCGAGCTCTACAGGAAGTCCGTGTGTATCCCATCCGGCCTTTCTTGGAACTTCGTATCCTTTCATTGTACGGTATCTTGGAATCATATCCTTGATAACACGTGTCAGAACGTGTCCGATGTGCGGTTTTCCGTTGGCTGTCGGAGGGCCGTCATAGAACATATAGATCTCGTTGCCTTCACGGTCACGCATACTTTTTCTGAAGATGTCATTGTCTTCCCAGAATTTTTCTGTCTGTTTTTCTCTGTCTACAAAATTAAGATCCGTAGAAACTTTCTTATACATATTTACCTCCATAAAATTAAAACATAGAATAAAAAAAGCTTCCGCCCTGTATAGGACGAAAGCTGTACTTACGTTTATAAACCACCTAACATACCATCATATGTCTTCCCTGTAACGGAGGAATGCCGTCAGTTTTTACTTGGCAGTCAGGCTTTTGTTCACACCCTGAAACCGTTCAAAATCTGCAACTCAGAAGTGATATTCAGATATATCTTACTTGTACCGGACTTCCACCATCCCCGGCTCGCTGCTGCGTTCTGTTATATCCTACTGTCTTCGTCAGCGTTTTTCACATTCCTTATTATATGCAGTAATCCTAAAATCCGTCAAGGGTTTTTACCTTTTTTAATCGGTTTTTCTCCATATTTTTCATATATTTTCTATTTTTTATCTTCTACGGCGTATAAGCAGCACGATCAGACTGAAGATCAGAATCACCAGTGCTACGCATCCTCCGGCGATCATATATTTTTCTGTACTTGATTTTCCGGCAAATTTTTTCTGTCCGAAATCCCATACTGCTTCTACTTTTTGCAAAAAATTCTTCCAGATACTCTTTGCACTTGATTTTCCACCGTTTTTCTTCGAATCACCGGAATTATCCACATCCTTCGGCTTACTGTCCACACGTTCTTTCCTGGTGCTTACTTTCTGTAAATACTTATCCGTAAATTCTGCCGTTGCACTTCCAACCTGATGGCCGTCATATATATACCGGATCGTTCCCTCTCCGGTATCTTCATCTACATCCGTAATTTCATAATCTATATCTTTGTATGATACATCCTTCGGCAGGATCACATATCCGTCCTCCAACGGCTGATATTCATTTCCGCCTGTCTGCACGGATTCTGTATCCTCACTTCCATCTGACTGTGCCGATACAGCACTCTGGCTATCCGCAGCCGATATAAATTTCTCTACTTCATCCGGTTTCTTCTCATCTGCCACCTGGATCTTCTGGAAATTGTTAAATGCATATTCGAACAGATTCTTCGTATCCGGATATATATTCACACCGTGTGTCCGAAGTACGACACATACCAGTTTCATATTGCCATTATCGGCCAATGTGATCAGCGTAGATAATGCATTCGATGTATATCCTGTCTTTCCTGCAACCACATACTGGTAATAATTTTTATTTTCTTTGATCAGCATCTTATGATGCTGTGGAAATACATGTTCTTCCGTCGTATCGGATGCCGGGATCTTATAACTCTGCTCCTGGCAGATCTTCAGGAATTCCGGATAGCGCCAGATCTCTCT from Dorea longicatena harbors:
- the ileS gene encoding isoleucine--tRNA ligase; translated protein: MYKKVSTDLNFVDREKQTEKFWEDNDIFRKSMRDREGNEIYMFYDGPPTANGKPHIGHVLTRVIKDMIPRYRTMKGYEVPRKAGWDTHGLPVELEVEKLLGLDGKDQIEKYGIEPFIKKCKESVWKYKGMWEDFSNTVGFWADMDDPYVTYDNNFIESEWWALKRIWDKKLLYKGFKIVPYCPRCGTPLSAQEVAQGYKDVKERSAIVRFKVVGEDAYFLAWTTTPWTLPSNIALCVNPEEDYAKVKAADGYTYYMAVALLDTVLGKLAEEGQKAYEILETYKGKDLEYKEYEPLYQCAYDCASKQNKKAFFVTCDTYVTLTDGTGVVHIAPAFGEDDAKVGRKYDMPFVQLVDEKGNMGETTPFAGLFVKKADPEVLKDLDGRGLLYDAPKFEHSYPHCWRCDTPLIYYARESWFIKMTEVKDDLIANNNTINWIPESIGKGRFGDWIENVQDWGISRNRYWGTPLNIWECECGHQHSIGSIEELKEMSDNCPDDIELHRPYIDDVTIKCPCCGKQMHRVPEVIDCWFDSGSMPFAQHHYPFENKELFEKQFPADFISEAVDQTRGWFYSLLAISTLIFNKAPYKNVIVLGHVQDENGQKMSKSKGNAVDPFDALEKYGADAIRWYFYVNSAPWLPNRFHGKAVVEGQRKFMGTLWNTYAFFVLYANIDDFDATKYTLDYDKLSVMDKWLLSKLNSAIKAVDYDLSNYKIPEAAKALQSFVDDMSNWYVRRSRERFWAKGMEQDKINAYMTLYTALVEICKTAAPMIPFMTEEIYQNLVRSVDESAPESIHLCDFPVVNEAHIDTELEANMDNVLKLVVMGRACRNTANIKNRQPIGQMYVKADFEIPEFYKDIVKDELNVKNVTFTQDVRDFTSYTFKPQLKTVGPKYGKMLGGIKAALENLEGNAAMDELNATDALKLDINGQEVTLFREDLLIESAQMPGYVSENDNGITVVMDTNLSEELLEEGFVREIISKVQTMRKEAGFEVMDKIAVTYEGTEKAEKVFADNASTIADETLALEVTKTAPAGYTKEWKINGEAVTIGVEKR
- a CDS encoding D-alanyl-D-alanine carboxypeptidase family protein; protein product: MKQSKKVVARIIILILALFTVIPGTVSQKVYAEPGGSESNQAADASKDDSNKKEEKKEEDMTPEEREKKAEEDAYKMEIQSNGWKNWPKGPGTYGEAAIVMDAGTGSILYAKNIDEHEYPASITKVLTSLIALKYGNLSDKVTFSNDCISFMQPGDSSVGLKEGNVISLEQALYATLLASANEAAYAVAENVGKNAGHDYDWFIQQMNEECKSLGGKNSNFVNANGLHDDNHYTCARDMALIGREIWRYPEFLKICQEQSYKIPASDTTEEHVFPQHHKMLIKENKNYYQYVVAGKTGYTSNALSTLITLADNGNMKLVCVVLRTHGVNIYPDTKNLFEYAFNNFQKIQVADEKKPDEVEKFISAADSQSAVSAQSDGSEDTESVQTGGNEYQPLEDGYVILPKDVSYKDIDYEITDVDEDTGEGTIRYIYDGHQVGSATAEFTDKYLQKVSTRKERVDSKPKDVDNSGDSKKNGGKSSAKSIWKNFLQKVEAVWDFGQKKFAGKSSTEKYMIAGGCVALVILIFSLIVLLIRRRR